CGTTTAGAAAATAACGCCGTTACTATGGCTTAAAAGGAATTATGAAGATGGAAAAAAAGATAAAGGTCTATAAAGCTAACGAGGTTGAGTTAGTTAAAAACGAATTAGCCGGTTCAGGCGATGTTTTTTTTACCGAATATCGCGGCTTAACGGTGCCGCAAATTACTTCTTTAAGAAAAAGCTTGCGCAGTGAAGGGGCCAGCTATAAGGTTTCTAAAAATAATTTAGCTAAAATTGCTTTTAAAGAAGCCGGTAAACCGGCCGGTGATGATTTTTTTAAAGGTCCTACCGCTATTGTTTACACCAAAGGTGAAAGCGGGCCGGTAGCTAAAATTTTAGTTAACTTTGCCAAAGAAAATGACAAATTAGTTATTAAAGGTGGCCTTGTTGATAATGAGCTTTATGATGCCGCTAAAATTACCGCCTACGGTAACTTGCCAAGCAGGTTAGAAATGCTGGCTATGGTTGCCAGTACCGTTAATGGGGTGGCTAGCAAACTGGTGCGTACTTTACAGGC
The window above is part of the Spirochaetaceae bacterium genome. Proteins encoded here:
- the rplJ gene encoding 50S ribosomal protein L10, with the translated sequence MEKKIKVYKANEVELVKNELAGSGDVFFTEYRGLTVPQITSLRKSLRSEGASYKVSKNNLAKIAFKEAGKPAGDDFFKGPTAIVYTKGESGPVAKILVNFAKENDKLVIKGGLVDNELYDAAKITAYGNLPSRLEMLAMVASTVNGVASKLVRTLQAVVDKKQAEG